ACCTTCTGAAACTTCTCCACCTTCGGCCGAATAACTATGTTACAATAAGGCTCACTGCCATTTTGTTCGTAGTAATCCTGGTGGTAGTTTTCAGCGGCGTAAAACTGCGTGTAAGGAGAGATCTCCGTTACAATGGGATCGTTGAAGGCGCCGCTTTTATCCAGTTGCGCTTTGTATTTTTCAGCTTTTTCTTTTTGCTCGTTGTTGTGATAGAAGATCACGCTGCGGTATTGGGTGCCTACGTCGGCGCCCTGTTTGTTGAGGGTAGTAGGGTCGTGGGTTTGCCAGAAAACCTCCAGCAGTTCATCATACGTGATCTTTTTTGGATCGTACACCACCTGTATACACTCTGCATGACCGGTATTGCCGGTACAAACCTCTTTATAGGTAGGGTTGGCAACGTGACCGCCGCTGTATCCCGACGTTGATTTAATTACCCCATCCAATTGCTGAAAGATAGCTTCCGTACACCAAAAGCAACCGGTACCAAATGTGGCGGTATCGGTGGCCGTGTTCACCGTATTTGTATTTGTTGTCATATCCTTGCTAATACTCTTTTTTGCGTTTTGTTTTTGTGCGCAGGAAAACAATGTGACTATTGTTACCAGCACACCTGTCAGAAAGACCTTCATTCCGTGTTGTTTTAACAGATGTATCATTGTATTGATTTTACTCCACTATATACGCGGCCCGTACAGTGGCAGATGTTAAGGAATTACAAAAGTAAAGATCGATGATAATACTGGTTAGACGACAGGCTGCATAAAAAAACTGCACCCATAAGCTGGATGCAGTGTAACTATACTTGGGATATTCAAACAATTCAATTCGATAATGTGATAATGTGATAATTCGATAATGAATTCTTATTCGGAACTCCCGGATATGGGAGGCTGTATTCCATTATCACATTAGCTAATTATCACATTATCACATTGGTTTTTATCTTCTTCTACGTCTTACGGTAGTGCTGGTTTTTGTATATCTTCTGCCACGCGGACCCTGAACGATAGTGGTTTTGCGGGTAACACGATAATTGTTGATGGCGGTTTGGTGGCGGGTTGTTACGGTTACCGAAGTAACGCGCATAGGCCGGTAAATTGGCTGCGCCACTACTACCCGGCGGGTGGTAACCACTGCATAATGGGCGCGGTAGTGGTAACGGAAGGGGCGGTAAACTGCCCATGCCATTGGCCTCCAGGGACGGTACCAAACGGGGTGTACCCGCCAGGTATAAGGCGATACCCACACCACATAAGAGGGGGCATATACAAACCGTACACAAGGCCAGGCCCAAACGTTCACTATAATGCCATTGGCTGAGAAGAGTTTGGCGTTTTCGAGATTAGGCCCGCCGGCCAGGGAGGAAGTTCCTTCATTAAAACCACTGCCATCTTCATTGGGTTCCACAATCTTTTCTTCGCCATACATGTCCTCATCACCTACTATATCGATCACAGCATTGTCACTACCGGTTTTTTGTAATTCTATCACGGCAATATCCTGGCTTTCGGTTTCAGAGATAATGTCCTGGAGAACAAACACCTCAACATCGTTCTCGCGTTTGCTTACCACCTTTACATAATCGGTGTTGCCGTCTTCGTTGAGGTCGAGGTTATTTACCTTGGAATTTTCTGAATTCAATAGTTTTTCAAACTCTTCGGGGGAACCGGACTGTTTAAACAGGTCGAGGGCGCCCTGTAAACTGAAGTTATCGCCAGGTAACTGGGGGCTATCTGATCCCTCATTGGTTTGTGCTTTCAAAGTGCCGGTTACTAAAAGGATAAGCAGGGCAGGTAAAAGTTGCTTCATTTCTTGCAATTGATTTGTAGTTCAGACCCGTTATTGATTAGAAGGTTTAAACAGGGGAACCGGGTAAAATATTGTATATTATTTTAAATAAATGTGTTGCGGGAAGTTGTATGATCGACCTGACTGTAGTAATATTATGTCCCGCTATATGAAGCAATTATGAAAAAGATCGAGCATATTCTGTTTTGGCTGGTAGTTATTTTGGTGTTTTTTAGTATTTCAAAATATGGGGCTATGACAACTGACATTGATGTCAGTGATACTTATTTCATCATAAAAAATTCGCAGATAGCCATCACTTTTGTATTGTGGCTGCTGATAGTGGTTTTTCTTTTCAGAATGATCCGTCGCCGGCACCAGGCGGTAAATAAGAAATTTGTCGTTGCCTACACTGTGATCACGGCATTATTGTTAGGCCTTTTCCTGGGTTTAGGATTGGTAAAAGGTGATTCTGCTGCCGGTACTTACAATACCGAAGACCTGGATGCATTGATGTTCAGGAATCAATTAAAAGTGTGGTGCATGGAAGGTTGTTTACTGGTGCAGGTTATTTTTCTGATATATTTCTTTATACAAATGGTGAAAAAGCCCGTCCCCAGCGGAGTATAGGCCATCCGGGGCCAGATAATAGGGTATACATTACCCACATCCAAAAAACTATAGTACCTTTGCCGGTTCGAGAAGAGTTAATTATATGAAGTTTTTTCCTGAATCGGCGTTATCACAACTGGAGTTTGATAAAGTTAAGGCTCTGCTGGAAGAGCATTGTAAAACGGAGTATGCCAAAAGCAAATCGCAGGAGCTGCGCATACATACCCGCAAAGAATTTATTGAGCTGGAGTTACAACAAAGCCACGAATACAAATTATTGATAGAGCACAGCATGTATTTCCCTAATGAATACGTGCTGAACCTGGCCAAAGAATTACGATTACTGGGCATTAGCGGCGCCATGCTTACCGGTGAACAGTTTATCCAGATCCGCAAACTGGCCGAAAGCATTTCAAACATTTTCCGCTGGTTCGATGCT
The Niastella koreensis GR20-10 genome window above contains:
- the msrA gene encoding peptide-methionine (S)-S-oxide reductase MsrA is translated as MKVFLTGVLVTIVTLFSCAQKQNAKKSISKDMTTNTNTVNTATDTATFGTGCFWCTEAIFQQLDGVIKSTSGYSGGHVANPTYKEVCTGNTGHAECIQVVYDPKKITYDELLEVFWQTHDPTTLNKQGADVGTQYRSVIFYHNNEQKEKAEKYKAQLDKSGAFNDPIVTEISPYTQFYAAENYHQDYYEQNGSEPYCNIVIRPKVEKFQKVFKSKLKH